Proteins from one Staphylococcus saprophyticus subsp. saprophyticus ATCC 15305 = NCTC 7292 genomic window:
- the lpdA gene encoding dihydrolipoyl dehydrogenase, whose amino-acid sequence MVVGDFPIETDTIVIGAGPGGYVAAIRAAQLGQKVTIVEKGELGGVCLNVGCIPSKALLHASHRYDETKNSENLGVIAESVSLKFDKVQEFKQSVVKKLTGGVEGLLKGNKVEIVKGEAYFVDNNSLRVMDEKSAQTYNFKHAIIATGSRPIEIPNFKFGDRVIDSTGALNLQDVPGKLVVVGGGYIGSELGTAFANFGSEVTILEGAKDILGGFEKQMTQPVKKGMKEKGVEIVTEAMAKSAEETDNGVKVTYEVKGEEQTIDADYVLVTVGRRPNTDELGLEELGLKFADRGLLEVDKQSRTSVENIFAIGDIVPGLPLAHKASYEAKVAAEVIAGEASEVDYIGMPAVCFTEPELATVGYTEAQAKEEGLAVTASKFPYAANGRALSLDDTTGFVKLLTLKEDNTLVGAQVVGTGASDIISELGLAIESGMNAEDLALTIHAHPTLGEMSMEAAEKALGLPIHTM is encoded by the coding sequence ATGGTAGTTGGAGATTTCCCAATTGAAACAGATACTATTGTAATCGGAGCAGGACCTGGGGGCTATGTTGCAGCAATACGTGCAGCACAGTTAGGTCAAAAAGTAACAATCGTAGAAAAAGGCGAACTTGGTGGCGTATGTCTTAATGTAGGATGTATTCCTTCAAAAGCGTTATTACACGCTTCGCATCGTTATGATGAAACTAAAAACTCTGAAAATTTAGGTGTTATTGCTGAAAGTGTTTCACTTAAATTTGATAAAGTTCAAGAATTCAAACAATCAGTTGTTAAAAAATTAACTGGTGGTGTTGAAGGACTATTAAAAGGTAATAAAGTTGAAATCGTAAAAGGCGAAGCTTACTTTGTTGATAATAATAGCCTACGTGTTATGGACGAGAAAAGTGCTCAAACTTACAACTTCAAACACGCGATTATTGCAACTGGTTCTAGACCAATTGAAATCCCTAACTTCAAGTTTGGTGACCGTGTAATTGATTCAACTGGCGCTTTAAATTTACAAGATGTACCTGGTAAATTAGTTGTCGTTGGTGGCGGTTATATTGGTTCTGAATTAGGTACTGCATTTGCTAACTTTGGTTCTGAAGTAACTATTTTAGAAGGTGCTAAAGATATCTTAGGCGGTTTCGAAAAACAAATGACGCAACCTGTTAAAAAAGGTATGAAAGAAAAAGGCGTTGAAATTGTTACTGAAGCAATGGCGAAATCAGCTGAAGAAACAGACAATGGTGTTAAAGTGACTTATGAAGTAAAAGGTGAAGAACAAACAATCGACGCTGATTACGTATTAGTTACTGTTGGACGTCGTCCAAACACTGACGAATTAGGCTTAGAAGAATTAGGTCTTAAATTCGCAGATCGCGGTTTATTAGAAGTAGATAAACAAAGCCGTACATCAGTTGAAAACATCTTTGCAATTGGCGATATCGTACCAGGTTTACCACTTGCACATAAAGCAAGTTATGAAGCTAAAGTAGCTGCAGAAGTTATTGCTGGAGAAGCATCAGAAGTAGACTACATTGGTATGCCTGCTGTATGTTTCACTGAACCAGAATTAGCGACAGTTGGTTATACAGAAGCTCAAGCTAAAGAAGAAGGTTTAGCAGTTACTGCTTCTAAATTCCCTTATGCAGCTAATGGTCGTGCGTTATCATTAGATGATACAACTGGATTTGTTAAATTGTTAACACTTAAAGAAGATAATACATTAGTAGGTGCTCAAGTAGTAGGTACTGGGGCTTCTGATATTATTTCTGAATTAGGTTTAGCAATTGAATCAGGTATGAATGCTGAAGATTTAGCATTAACTATTCATGCTCACCCAACATTAGGTGAAATGTCTATGGAAGCTGCTGAAAAAGCATTAGGATTACCTATCCACACTATGTAA
- a CDS encoding UPF0223 family protein: MEYQYPIDLDWSNDEMMQVVSFFNAVESYYESSVEGEKLLDRYKQFKKIVPGKAEEKQIFKEFENSSGYSSYHAVKAVQSSPDQKLFSAKSK, encoded by the coding sequence ATGGAGTACCAATATCCCATTGATTTAGATTGGTCAAATGATGAAATGATGCAAGTTGTTTCTTTCTTTAATGCAGTAGAATCCTATTATGAATCAAGTGTAGAAGGAGAAAAATTGTTAGATCGCTACAAACAATTTAAAAAAATCGTTCCAGGTAAAGCCGAGGAAAAACAAATTTTTAAAGAATTTGAAAATAGTAGTGGCTATAGCAGTTATCATGCAGTGAAAGCAGTTCAATCATCACCAGATCAAAAATTATTTTCAGCAAAAAGTAAATAA
- a CDS encoding helix-turn-helix domain-containing protein, with product MEIGKKIKNLRNIKKLTQEELAERTDLSKGYISQIESQYASPSMETFLNILEVLGTSPSDFFKEPKSEKVLYKKATQITYDEYDKGYILNWPVSQSNEFDMEPLILTLRANASYKNFGPSESDTFIYCLKGEVVLMLGNQNYYATTGDALYFKANQIHRLENQTADEVQVMIVVTASYL from the coding sequence ATGGAAATTGGAAAGAAAATTAAAAATTTAAGAAATATAAAAAAGTTAACGCAAGAAGAATTGGCAGAAAGAACAGATCTTTCAAAAGGTTATATTTCACAAATTGAAAGTCAATATGCATCACCAAGTATGGAAACATTTTTGAATATATTAGAAGTACTTGGCACAAGTCCGAGTGATTTTTTCAAAGAACCTAAATCTGAAAAAGTATTATATAAAAAAGCAACACAAATCACATACGATGAATATGATAAAGGTTATATTTTGAACTGGCCAGTCAGCCAATCAAACGAATTTGATATGGAACCATTGATATTAACTTTAAGAGCGAATGCATCATATAAAAATTTTGGACCATCTGAATCTGATACCTTCATATATTGCTTAAAAGGTGAAGTAGTACTCATGTTGGGTAATCAAAATTATTATGCAACAACTGGTGACGCGCTTTATTTTAAAGCGAACCAAATACATAGACTAGAAAATCAAACAGCGGATGAAGTACAAGTAATGATTGTTGTTACAGCTTCATATCTATAG